One region of Streptomyces sp. NBC_00442 genomic DNA includes:
- a CDS encoding sigma factor-like helix-turn-helix DNA-binding protein: MTQSTAGTDESDAMSPLPTPKERRRLREAKALSEAQVATALGVTRATVRSWETGRTTPRGRRRASYARLLAAYEAETSPQSAAQPAADSAGAPGVPPAAPAEPSPVAPSAQSAGGAGTPEVTVEDEAAHVSGKPGATHDSAPNAHAGDDDAPNARAADTRAADDHATDPDPDNKPGDDQRGGEHAADRPAAARAQSANPAKPPARPHAVNTRPKPAADGAAPKSSRPGGRTARPSAAPHPAPAPAAPGASVTVPEPAKEAPKSTALTGAGAAATGHLRTLPERPPEAGDESCPATPGEPHGGTTPKRRTAPAPDASVPDASAVDAHTAPAAHTEPSSAASAGLTPAEAFDALYAATAPALAQQTYLLTGRTRLARESVARAFHLAWENWPQVATDRDPAGWVRTAAYEYAMAPWHRFRRTHKHPDQPPVEPERRQLLDALLALPPAYRRTVLLYDGLGLDLPETAAETEASTPAAASRVIQARAAIAERVPAAGHAKTPQALSSVLRDRITDLAQAGPASLTALPAARVVRVGGERRRRFWTRAAIAFTTLIVGATAFTVVTVPHHHVRPVPVGARVGGVPVNSGPQRLTGEDIELRDKLRTNPARGPHRLVLDIR, from the coding sequence ATGACACAGAGCACGGCCGGTACCGATGAAAGCGATGCCATGTCCCCCCTGCCCACCCCCAAGGAGCGGCGCCGGCTGCGCGAGGCGAAGGCGCTGAGCGAAGCGCAGGTCGCGACGGCCCTCGGCGTCACGCGAGCGACCGTCCGTTCCTGGGAAACCGGCCGCACCACGCCGCGCGGGCGCAGGCGCGCCAGTTACGCGAGGCTGCTGGCCGCCTACGAGGCAGAAACGTCACCGCAGTCGGCCGCGCAGCCGGCCGCGGACTCGGCGGGGGCGCCCGGGGTGCCGCCCGCGGCCCCGGCCGAGCCGTCGCCGGTCGCGCCGTCGGCCCAGTCGGCCGGCGGGGCCGGAACGCCCGAGGTGACCGTCGAGGACGAGGCCGCCCACGTCAGCGGCAAACCCGGCGCCACCCATGACAGCGCCCCGAACGCCCACGCCGGCGATGACGACGCCCCGAACGCCCGCGCCGCCGACACCCGCGCCGCCGACGACCACGCCACCGACCCCGACCCCGACAACAAGCCCGGCGACGACCAGCGCGGCGGCGAGCACGCGGCCGACCGGCCCGCCGCCGCCCGCGCGCAGTCGGCGAACCCGGCCAAGCCGCCGGCCAGACCGCACGCGGTGAACACCCGGCCCAAGCCCGCCGCCGACGGGGCCGCCCCCAAGTCCTCGCGGCCCGGGGGAAGGACCGCGAGGCCCTCAGCGGCGCCGCACCCGGCGCCGGCTCCCGCCGCACCAGGCGCCTCCGTCACCGTGCCCGAACCCGCCAAGGAGGCGCCGAAGTCCACCGCCCTGACGGGTGCGGGAGCCGCGGCCACGGGTCACCTCCGTACCCTTCCCGAGCGTCCGCCGGAGGCCGGCGACGAGTCCTGCCCGGCCACGCCCGGCGAACCCCACGGCGGCACCACCCCCAAGAGGCGCACCGCGCCGGCCCCCGACGCCTCCGTCCCGGACGCCTCCGCCGTGGACGCGCACACCGCGCCCGCCGCGCACACCGAGCCCTCGTCCGCCGCCTCCGCGGGGCTCACCCCCGCCGAGGCGTTCGACGCGCTGTACGCGGCCACCGCCCCCGCGCTCGCCCAGCAGACGTACCTGCTGACCGGGCGCACCCGGCTCGCACGGGAGTCGGTGGCGCGCGCCTTCCACCTGGCATGGGAGAACTGGCCCCAGGTCGCCACCGACCGTGACCCGGCGGGCTGGGTGCGGACGGCGGCGTACGAGTACGCGATGGCGCCCTGGCACCGCTTCCGGCGCACTCACAAGCACCCCGACCAGCCGCCCGTGGAGCCTGAACGCCGGCAGCTGCTCGACGCGCTGCTCGCCCTGCCGCCCGCCTACCGCCGCACGGTGCTGCTCTACGACGGGCTCGGGCTCGACCTGCCGGAGACGGCGGCCGAGACGGAGGCCAGCACCCCGGCCGCCGCGAGCCGGGTGATCCAGGCGCGCGCCGCCATCGCCGAGCGGGTGCCCGCGGCGGGCCACGCCAAGACCCCGCAGGCCCTGTCGTCGGTGCTGCGCGATCGCATCACCGACCTCGCGCAGGCCGGGCCCGCCTCGCTGACCGCGCTGCCGGCGGCTCGGGTCGTACGGGTCGGTGGCGAGCGGCGCCGCCGGTTCTGGACCCGGGCCGCGATCGCCTTCACCACGCTGATCGTGGGCGCGACGGCCTTCACCGTCGTGACCGTCCCCCACCACCACGTGCGCCCGGTGCCGGTCGGCGCGCGGGTCGGCGGTGTGCCCGTCAACAGCGGCCCTCAGCGCCTGACCGGCGAGGACATCGAACTGCGCGACAAACTCCGCACGAACCCGGCCCGCGGCCCGCACCGCCTGGTCCTCGACATCCGCTGA
- the sucD gene encoding succinate--CoA ligase subunit alpha, translating to MAIFLTKDSKVIVQGMTGATGMKHTKLMLADGTNIVGGVNPRKAGTTVDFDGTEVPVFGSVAEAMEKTGADVSVLFVPPAHAKAAVVEAIDAEIGLAVVITEGIAVHDSAAFWAYANSKGNKTRIIGPNCPGLITPGQSNAGIIPGDITKPGRIGLVSKSGTLTYQMMYELRDIGFSSAVGIGGDPVIGTTHIDALAAFEADPETDLIVMIGEIGGDAEERAADYIKANVTKPVVGYVAGFTAPEGKTMGHAGAIVSGSSGTAQAKKEALEAAGVKVGKTPTETAKLARAILGS from the coding sequence ATGGCTATCTTCCTCACCAAGGACAGCAAGGTCATCGTCCAGGGCATGACCGGCGCCACGGGCATGAAGCACACCAAGCTCATGCTGGCCGACGGCACCAACATCGTCGGCGGCGTGAACCCGCGCAAGGCCGGCACGACCGTCGACTTCGACGGCACTGAGGTCCCGGTCTTCGGTTCCGTCGCCGAGGCGATGGAGAAGACGGGCGCCGACGTCTCCGTCCTCTTCGTGCCGCCGGCCCACGCCAAGGCCGCCGTCGTCGAGGCGATCGACGCCGAGATCGGTCTCGCCGTCGTCATCACCGAGGGCATCGCGGTCCACGACTCCGCCGCCTTCTGGGCGTACGCGAACTCCAAGGGCAACAAGACCCGCATCATCGGCCCGAACTGCCCCGGTCTCATCACGCCGGGCCAGTCCAACGCCGGCATCATCCCGGGCGACATCACCAAGCCGGGCCGTATCGGCTTGGTGTCGAAGTCCGGCACGCTGACCTACCAGATGATGTACGAGCTGCGCGACATCGGCTTCTCGTCCGCCGTCGGCATCGGTGGCGACCCCGTCATCGGCACCACGCACATCGACGCGCTCGCCGCGTTCGAGGCCGACCCCGAGACCGACCTGATCGTGATGATCGGCGAGATCGGCGGCGACGCCGAGGAGCGTGCGGCCGACTACATCAAGGCCAACGTCACCAAGCCGGTCGTCGGCTACGTCGCGGGCTTCACCGCGCCCGAGGGCAAGACCATGGGCCACGCCGGCGCCATCGTCTCCGGCTCCTCCGGCACCGCGCAGGCGAAGAAGGAGGCCCTGGAGGCCGCCGGCGTCAAGGTCGGCAAGACGCCGACCGAGACCGCCAAGCTCGCGCGCGCCATCCTCGGCAGCTGA
- the sucC gene encoding ADP-forming succinate--CoA ligase subunit beta, whose protein sequence is MDLFEYQARDLFAKHGVPVLAGEVIDTPEAAREATERLGGKSVVKAQVKVGGRGKAGGVKLAATPDEAVARATDILGMDIKGHTVHKVMIAELSPEIEAEYYVSYLLDRTNRTFLAMASVQGGMDIEEVAEKTPEALAKVPVNAVDGVDIEKAREIVAQAKFPAEVAEGVAEAMVTLWKTFVAEDALLVEVNPLVKTKDGRILALDGKVSLDENAEFRQPDHEALEDKAAANPLEAAAKAKNLNYVKLDGEVGIIGNGAGLVMSTLDVVAYAGENHGGVKPANFLDIGGGASAQVMANGLEIILGDADVKSVFVNVFGGITACDEVANGIIQALALLADKGEEVTKPLVVRLDGNNAELGRKILSDANHPLVQRVDTMDGAADKAAELAAAK, encoded by the coding sequence GTGGACCTGTTCGAGTACCAGGCGAGGGACCTCTTCGCCAAGCACGGTGTACCGGTGCTGGCCGGTGAAGTGATCGACACGCCTGAGGCGGCGCGCGAGGCCACTGAGCGTCTCGGCGGCAAGTCGGTCGTCAAGGCGCAGGTGAAGGTCGGTGGCCGTGGCAAGGCCGGCGGCGTCAAGCTGGCGGCGACGCCGGACGAGGCCGTCGCCCGCGCCACGGACATCCTCGGCATGGACATCAAGGGCCACACGGTCCACAAGGTGATGATCGCCGAGCTGTCTCCGGAGATCGAGGCGGAGTACTACGTCTCGTACCTCCTCGACCGCACCAACCGCACCTTCCTCGCCATGGCGTCGGTGCAGGGCGGCATGGACATCGAGGAGGTCGCGGAGAAGACCCCCGAGGCCCTCGCGAAGGTCCCGGTCAACGCCGTCGACGGCGTCGACATCGAGAAGGCCCGCGAGATCGTGGCCCAGGCGAAGTTCCCGGCCGAGGTCGCCGAGGGCGTCGCCGAGGCCATGGTGACCCTGTGGAAGACCTTCGTCGCCGAGGACGCGCTCCTCGTCGAGGTCAACCCGCTGGTGAAGACCAAGGACGGCCGCATCCTCGCCCTCGACGGCAAGGTGTCGCTCGACGAGAACGCCGAGTTCCGTCAGCCCGACCACGAGGCCCTTGAGGACAAGGCCGCGGCCAACCCCCTCGAGGCGGCCGCCAAGGCCAAGAACCTCAACTACGTGAAGCTCGACGGCGAGGTCGGCATCATCGGCAACGGCGCGGGTCTCGTCATGAGCACCCTGGACGTCGTCGCGTACGCCGGTGAGAACCACGGCGGCGTGAAGCCGGCCAACTTCCTCGACATCGGCGGCGGCGCGTCCGCCCAGGTGATGGCGAACGGCCTGGAGATCATCCTCGGCGACGCGGACGTCAAGTCCGTGTTCGTCAACGTCTTCGGCGGCATCACCGCCTGCGACGAGGTCGCCAACGGCATCATCCAGGCTCTGGCGCTGCTCGCCGACAAGGGCGAAGAGGTCACCAAGCCGCTGGTCGTCCGTCTCGACGGCAACAACGCGGAGCTGGGTCGCAAGATCCTCAGCGACGCCAACCACCCGCTGGTGCAGCGCGTGGACACCATGGACGGCGCGGCCGACAAGGCCGCCGAGCTCGCGGCTGCGAAGTAA
- a CDS encoding VWA domain-containing protein: MTTSMRPSDDERLRRWRLVLGGEPGAEGTGRALTGQDAAMDGALAALYGGAQNTAQNAADGAARSGAKSRGGLGASAPSVARWLGDIRTYFPSSVVQVMQRDAIERLGLAALLLEPEMLEAVEADVHLVGTLLSLNKAMPETTRETARAVVRKVVEDLEKRLATRTRATLTGALDRGARVSRPRHRDIDWDRTIRANLKNYLPEHGTVVPERLVGYGRAAQGVKRDVVLCVDQSGSMAASVVYASVFGAVLASMRSIATRLVVFDTAVVDLTDQLDDPVDVLFGTQLGGGTDINRALAYCQSQITRPADTVVVLISDLYEGGIRDEMLKRVAAMKAAGVQFVALLALSDEGAPAYDREHAAALAALGAPAFACTPDLFPDVMAAAIERRPLPIPEA, from the coding sequence ATGACGACCAGCATGCGACCAAGTGACGACGAGCGGCTGCGGCGCTGGCGGCTGGTGCTCGGCGGGGAGCCGGGCGCCGAGGGAACCGGCCGCGCGCTCACCGGACAGGACGCCGCGATGGACGGCGCGCTGGCCGCCCTCTACGGCGGCGCACAGAACACGGCACAGAACGCGGCCGATGGCGCGGCCCGGAGCGGGGCCAAGAGCCGCGGCGGGCTCGGGGCGTCCGCGCCGTCCGTCGCGCGCTGGCTCGGCGACATCCGTACGTACTTCCCGAGCTCCGTCGTGCAGGTCATGCAGCGCGACGCCATCGAGCGGCTCGGTCTCGCCGCGCTGCTCCTGGAACCGGAGATGCTGGAGGCCGTCGAGGCCGACGTGCACCTCGTCGGCACCCTGCTGTCACTCAACAAGGCGATGCCCGAGACCACCCGGGAGACCGCCCGAGCCGTGGTGCGCAAGGTCGTCGAGGACCTGGAGAAGCGGCTCGCCACCCGCACCCGGGCCACCCTCACCGGCGCCCTCGACCGCGGCGCCCGCGTCAGCCGGCCCCGCCACCGCGACATCGACTGGGACCGCACGATCCGGGCCAACCTCAAGAACTACCTGCCCGAGCACGGCACGGTCGTGCCCGAGCGGCTCGTCGGGTACGGGCGGGCGGCGCAGGGCGTGAAGAGGGACGTCGTGCTCTGCGTCGACCAGTCCGGGTCGATGGCCGCGTCCGTCGTCTACGCCTCCGTCTTCGGCGCCGTGCTCGCCTCGATGCGCTCCATCGCGACCCGCCTGGTCGTCTTCGACACCGCCGTCGTCGACCTCACCGACCAGCTCGACGACCCCGTGGACGTCCTGTTCGGCACCCAGCTCGGCGGTGGCACCGACATCAACCGGGCCCTGGCGTACTGCCAGTCGCAGATCACCCGTCCCGCCGACACCGTGGTCGTGCTGATCAGCGACCTCTACGAGGGCGGGATACGGGACGAGATGCTGAAGAGGGTCGCCGCGATGAAGGCCGCGGGCGTGCAGTTCGTGGCCCTGCTGGCACTCTCCGACGAGGGCGCCCCGGCCTACGACCGCGAGCACGCCGCGGCGCTCGCCGCCCTCGGCGCCCCGGCCTTCGCCTGCACCCCGGACCTGTTCCCCGACGTGATGGCCGCGGCGATCGAGCGCAGGCCGCTGCCGATACCCGAGGCGTGA
- a CDS encoding DUF5682 family protein → MTTPVPGTVPPRGAGPLLLGVRHHGPGSARAVRAALDAARPSAVLVEGPPEGDALLALAADEAMRPPVALLAHVVDDPGRAAFWPLAEFSPEWVAIRWALAHGAQVRFIDLPAAHSLAMEAEPPAGPASGQDPEGGDGRVQPTDAPDPAAPAPAAPAPGAPEAAAPAGPPASAPAGSGPLIDTAHPAHLVDPIGVLAEAAGYDDPERWWEDVVEHRDAVGDPRAPFAALGEAMTALREAYGDGGHPLDLVREAYMRQQLRAATREFGSGEVAVVCGAWHVPALAGRFTVAADRALLKGLPKVKADMTWVPWTHRRLARRSGYGAGIDSPGWYGHLFSAPDRPVERWMTKVAGLLRAEDRQVSPAHVIEAVRLAGTLAAMRGRPLPGLAETTDAVRAVMCDGSDVPLALVQDRLVVGDVLGEVPDAAPAVPLQRDLVRTQRSLRLKPEALEREVELDLRKETDAGRSRLLHRLRLLGIGWGERTQARSTGTFRESWRLRWEPELSVRVAEAGVWGTTVRAAATAKAESDAVATTSLGAIAMLAERCLAAELPDALGVVMRALADRAALDTDVAHLAQALPALARTLRYGDVRGTPAAGLAEVAAGLAERICVGLPPACAGLDADGAAEMRTHLDAVHAAMGLLPDPPGSAAAGLRGRWATTLARLAARDTVPGVIRGRAARLLLDDGRIESEEAARYMGLALSPGTAPADAAAWIEGFVGAASGGMLLVHDDRLRALVDGWLTSVAPEAFTDVLPLLRRTFAAYEAGVRRTLGELVRRGPAPRTAPGDAAAPGFGAGLDAARADAVLPLIGLLLGRTGTTTTPSTTPTTTPSVTPGDMKGIDALAPPDGPHGPGDLDGPSNLEGSNNPVGVGR, encoded by the coding sequence ATGACCACGCCCGTGCCGGGCACCGTCCCGCCGCGCGGGGCGGGGCCGCTGCTGCTCGGGGTGCGCCACCACGGGCCCGGCTCCGCGCGGGCGGTGCGTGCCGCGCTGGACGCCGCACGGCCGAGCGCCGTCCTCGTCGAAGGCCCTCCCGAGGGTGACGCCCTGCTGGCCCTCGCCGCCGACGAGGCCATGCGGCCGCCGGTCGCGCTGCTCGCCCACGTCGTCGACGATCCGGGGCGGGCCGCGTTCTGGCCGCTGGCCGAGTTCTCCCCGGAGTGGGTGGCCATCCGATGGGCCCTGGCCCACGGTGCACAGGTTCGCTTCATCGATCTGCCCGCCGCCCACTCGCTCGCGATGGAGGCCGAACCGCCGGCGGGCCCCGCAAGCGGTCAGGACCCCGAGGGCGGGGACGGCCGGGTGCAGCCCACGGATGCCCCGGACCCCGCAGCACCCGCCCCCGCAGCACCTGCTCCCGGAGCGCCCGAGGCCGCTGCCCCCGCAGGTCCGCCGGCCTCCGCGCCCGCCGGGAGCGGCCCGTTGATCGATACCGCCCACCCCGCCCACCTCGTCGACCCGATCGGCGTGCTCGCCGAGGCCGCCGGATACGACGACCCGGAGCGCTGGTGGGAGGACGTCGTCGAGCACCGGGACGCCGTGGGGGACCCGCGGGCCCCGTTCGCCGCGCTCGGCGAGGCCATGACCGCGCTGCGCGAGGCGTACGGCGACGGAGGCCACCCGCTCGACCTCGTCCGCGAGGCCTACATGCGGCAGCAACTGCGCGCTGCGACAAGGGAGTTCGGGTCCGGCGAGGTCGCCGTGGTCTGCGGGGCCTGGCATGTGCCTGCCCTCGCCGGAAGGTTCACCGTCGCCGCCGACCGCGCCCTGCTCAAGGGGCTGCCCAAGGTGAAGGCGGACATGACCTGGGTGCCCTGGACGCACCGCAGGCTCGCCAGGCGCAGCGGCTACGGCGCGGGGATCGACTCGCCCGGTTGGTACGGGCATCTGTTCAGCGCCCCCGACCGGCCGGTCGAGCGGTGGATGACCAAGGTGGCGGGGCTGCTCCGCGCGGAGGACCGCCAAGTCTCGCCGGCCCACGTCATCGAGGCCGTCCGGCTCGCGGGGACGCTCGCCGCGATGCGAGGCCGCCCGCTGCCCGGTCTCGCCGAGACCACGGACGCCGTGCGGGCCGTGATGTGCGACGGCTCCGACGTGCCGCTCGCCCTGGTCCAGGACCGCCTCGTCGTGGGCGACGTGCTCGGCGAGGTGCCCGACGCGGCGCCCGCCGTCCCGCTCCAGCGCGACCTCGTGCGGACGCAGCGGAGCCTGCGGCTCAAACCGGAAGCGCTGGAGCGGGAGGTGGAGCTCGATCTGCGCAAGGAGACCGATGCGGGGCGCAGCAGGCTGTTGCACCGGCTGCGGCTGCTCGGCATCGGCTGGGGCGAGCGGACCCAGGCCCGCTCCACCGGCACCTTCCGGGAGAGCTGGCGGCTGCGCTGGGAGCCCGAGCTGTCGGTGCGGGTCGCCGAAGCCGGAGTGTGGGGCACCACCGTGCGGGCCGCCGCCACCGCGAAGGCGGAGTCGGACGCGGTCGCCACGACCTCCCTCGGTGCGATCGCCATGCTCGCCGAGCGCTGTCTCGCGGCCGAACTGCCGGACGCGTTGGGGGTGGTGATGCGTGCCCTGGCCGACCGGGCCGCGCTCGACACGGACGTCGCCCACCTCGCGCAGGCCCTGCCGGCCCTCGCCCGCACCCTGCGCTACGGCGACGTCCGCGGCACTCCCGCCGCCGGCCTCGCCGAGGTGGCGGCGGGCCTCGCCGAGCGCATCTGCGTGGGCCTGCCGCCCGCCTGCGCCGGCCTCGACGCGGACGGCGCGGCCGAGATGCGTACGCACCTCGACGCCGTCCACGCCGCGATGGGTCTCCTCCCGGATCCGCCCGGGTCGGCAGCGGCCGGGCTGCGCGGCCGCTGGGCCACGACGCTCGCCCGGCTCGCCGCGCGGGACACCGTGCCCGGCGTGATCCGCGGCCGCGCGGCACGGCTGCTGCTGGACGACGGACGCATCGAGAGCGAGGAAGCGGCCCGGTACATGGGGCTCGCGCTCTCGCCGGGCACGGCGCCCGCCGACGCGGCCGCGTGGATCGAAGGGTTCGTCGGCGCGGCCTCCGGCGGCATGCTGCTGGTACACGACGACCGGCTGCGGGCCCTGGTGGACGGCTGGCTCACGAGCGTGGCACCGGAGGCGTTCACCGACGTACTGCCGCTGCTGCGGCGGACGTTCGCCGCCTACGAGGCCGGCGTGCGGCGCACGTTGGGAGAGCTGGTGCGGCGCGGCCCCGCGCCGCGCACCGCGCCCGGTGACGCCGCCGCCCCCGGATTCGGCGCCGGCCTCGACGCCGCGCGCGCCGACGCCGTACTGCCGCTCATCGGCCTCCTCCTCGGCCGGACCGGCACCACTACGACTCCCTCCACGACTCCCACTACGACTCCCTCTGTGACTCCCGGCGACATGAAGGGGATTGACGCCCTTGCCCCACCCGACGGCCCCCACGGACCCGGCGACCTCGATGGCCCGAGCAACCTTGAAGGCTCCAACAACCCTGTGGGGGTGGGCAGATGA
- a CDS encoding ATP-binding protein yields the protein MTVSENGSAAASETEPARADFPVAYRADSHVQPRADSDAEPHADSDAEPHADSDAEPHADSRAAARPTSRGEDVSRGEAAAQEALRPHAEHAFADELAALAAADDRPRPARWRLSPWAVATYLLGGSLPDDTVITPKYVGPRRIVEVAVSTLATDRALLLLGVPGTAKTWVSEHLAAAVSGDSTLLVQGTAGTPEEAIRYGWNYAQLLAHGPSRDALVPSPVMRAMAQGMTARVEELTRIPADVQDTLITILSEKTLPIPELGSETQAVRGFNLIATANDRDRGVNDLSSALRRRFNTVVLPLPATADAEVDIVSRRVDQLGRSLDLPAVPDGMAEIHRVVTVFRELRDGVTTDGRTKLKSPSGTLSTAEAISVVTGGLALAAHFGDGVLRSGDVAAGILGAVVRDPAADRVIWQEYLETVVRERDGWKDFYRACREVSV from the coding sequence ATGACCGTGTCCGAAAACGGGTCCGCGGCAGCATCCGAAACCGAGCCCGCCCGCGCCGATTTCCCTGTCGCGTACCGCGCCGATTCCCATGTCCAGCCGCGCGCCGATTCCGACGCCGAGCCGCACGCCGATTCCGACGCCGAGCCGCACGCCGATTCCGACGCCGAGCCGCACGCCGACTCCCGTGCCGCCGCGCGTCCCACGTCGCGTGGGGAGGACGTATCGCGTGGGGAGGCGGCGGCGCAGGAGGCCCTGCGTCCGCACGCCGAGCACGCCTTCGCGGACGAGCTCGCGGCGCTCGCCGCGGCCGACGACCGCCCGCGCCCGGCCCGTTGGCGGCTCTCGCCGTGGGCCGTGGCCACCTATCTGCTCGGCGGCTCCCTGCCCGACGACACCGTGATCACCCCCAAGTACGTGGGCCCGCGGCGCATCGTCGAGGTGGCCGTCAGCACGCTCGCCACCGACCGGGCCCTGCTCCTGCTCGGCGTGCCCGGCACCGCCAAGACCTGGGTGTCGGAGCATCTCGCGGCCGCCGTCAGCGGCGACTCGACCCTTCTCGTGCAGGGCACCGCCGGCACCCCGGAGGAGGCGATCCGCTACGGCTGGAACTACGCCCAGCTGCTGGCCCACGGCCCGAGCCGGGACGCGCTGGTGCCGAGCCCCGTCATGCGGGCCATGGCGCAGGGCATGACCGCGCGCGTCGAGGAGCTGACCCGCATCCCGGCCGACGTGCAGGACACGCTGATCACGATCCTGTCCGAAAAGACGCTGCCGATCCCGGAGTTGGGGTCCGAGACGCAGGCGGTGCGCGGCTTCAACCTGATCGCCACCGCCAACGACCGCGACCGCGGCGTCAACGACCTCTCCAGCGCCCTGCGGCGCCGCTTCAACACGGTGGTGCTGCCGCTGCCCGCCACCGCAGACGCCGAGGTGGACATCGTCTCGCGCCGGGTCGATCAGCTGGGCCGCTCGCTCGACCTGCCGGCCGTCCCCGACGGCATGGCGGAGATCCACCGCGTTGTCACCGTCTTCCGTGAACTGCGGGACGGGGTGACCACCGACGGCCGCACCAAACTCAAATCCCCTTCGGGGACGCTCTCCACGGCCGAGGCGATCTCCGTCGTGACCGGCGGCCTCGCGCTGGCCGCCCACTTCGGCGACGGGGTGCTCAGGTCCGGCGACGTGGCCGCCGGCATCCTCGGCGCCGTGGTGCGCGACCCGGCGGCGGACCGTGTCATCTGGCAGGAGTACCTGGAGACGGTGGTCCGCGAGCGGGACGGCTGGAAGGACTTCTACCGGGCCTGCCGCGAGGTGTCCGTATGA
- a CDS encoding SWIM zinc finger family protein, which produces MTQQGVRWTTEQVLALAPDDASRTAGSRLGAAGSWSGSGCDGSGAVWGLCKGSGSKPYRTVVDTSGPAYMCSCPSRKFPCKHALGLLLRWSEGAEGVVPDGAPPEWAEQWLARRGRAGAGGTGDKREPDTTAAGSGVVDPEGARRRAERRAERITSGSVELEQRLSDLLRGGLATAERPGYRLWEETAARMVDAQAPGLAVRVRELGAIPGSGTGWPTRLLEECALLHLLDRAWLGRDALPEPLAATVRSRVGAPTAPRGPAIRDSWQVLAQYDTADAKLTTRRIWLYGRESGRSALILDFGAAGRAPAIALPVGRAIDADLTPYPGAGRVRAALGERHADPVAADGPPPGGTTAEAMERYGRALLDDPWLEACPVTLTEVIPVPPENDRDGWQLADAKGDLALPVTPSSGPARTGPWKLLSVSGGAPVTVFGECGHRGFTPLAVWPEGGVEAVALT; this is translated from the coding sequence ATGACTCAGCAGGGGGTCCGCTGGACGACGGAGCAGGTGCTCGCACTGGCACCTGACGATGCGTCACGCACGGCGGGAAGCAGGCTCGGCGCCGCCGGGTCGTGGTCGGGGAGCGGATGCGACGGATCGGGGGCGGTGTGGGGCCTGTGCAAAGGCAGCGGCAGCAAGCCGTACCGGACGGTGGTCGACACAAGTGGCCCCGCCTACATGTGCAGTTGCCCGAGCCGGAAGTTCCCGTGCAAACACGCGCTGGGGCTGCTGCTGCGCTGGTCGGAGGGCGCCGAGGGGGTGGTGCCGGACGGGGCGCCACCGGAATGGGCGGAGCAGTGGCTCGCGCGGCGCGGGCGCGCGGGGGCGGGCGGCACGGGCGACAAGAGGGAACCGGACACAACGGCCGCGGGCAGCGGTGTCGTTGATCCCGAGGGGGCACGGCGCAGGGCCGAGAGGCGGGCGGAGCGCATCACCTCGGGGTCGGTCGAGCTGGAGCAGCGGCTCTCGGATCTGCTGCGCGGTGGGCTCGCCACGGCGGAGCGGCCCGGGTACCGCCTGTGGGAGGAGACGGCGGCCCGGATGGTCGACGCCCAGGCACCCGGACTCGCGGTGCGTGTAAGGGAGTTGGGCGCGATACCGGGCTCGGGCACGGGGTGGCCGACGCGGCTGCTCGAAGAGTGCGCCCTGCTGCATCTGCTCGACCGGGCCTGGCTCGGCCGGGACGCGCTGCCCGAGCCCCTCGCCGCGACGGTGCGTTCCCGGGTCGGCGCGCCCACCGCGCCCCGGGGCCCCGCGATCCGCGACAGCTGGCAGGTCCTCGCCCAGTACGACACGGCCGACGCGAAGCTCACCACCCGCCGGATCTGGCTGTACGGAAGGGAGTCGGGCCGCTCGGCGCTGATCCTGGACTTCGGCGCCGCGGGCCGGGCCCCGGCGATCGCGCTGCCCGTCGGCCGGGCGATCGATGCCGACCTGACGCCGTACCCGGGCGCGGGCCGGGTGCGGGCCGCTCTCGGCGAGCGGCACGCGGACCCGGTCGCGGCCGACGGTCCGCCACCGGGCGGCACGACGGCCGAGGCGATGGAGCGGTACGGCCGGGCGCTGCTGGACGACCCCTGGCTCGAAGCGTGCCCGGTGACCCTGACCGAGGTGATACCGGTGCCGCCGGAGAACGATCGCGACGGGTGGCAACTGGCTGACGCCAAGGGCGACTTGGCGCTGCCGGTGACTCCGTCGTCGGGGCCGGCCCGCACCGGCCCGTGGAAGCTCTTGTCGGTGTCCGGCGGCGCGCCGGTGACGGTCTTCGGCGAATGCGGACACCGGGGCTTCACGCCGCTGGCGGTGTGGCCCGAAGGCGGGGTGGAAGCGGTGGCGTTGACGTGA